A single genomic interval of Syntrophobotulus glycolicus DSM 8271 harbors:
- a CDS encoding sensor histidine kinase, with translation MALTVTIVIAVILCSLTVLLSYRYVRKAFDSMDAVLDSVLARNAELPFEAAADSRLSKLTHKAVKIIQMNTLDISQTTQEKEIIQSFISDMSHQMKTPLSGVAMYTDLLLEGRTTEPERQEFLSRIKTGTEKLQWMMDSLVKMSRLEVGAIELSPVPAGIKQTITDSISAVYGAAAKRNISIQTAYFEDTLLLHDRKWTGEAITNILENAIKYSPPGGEIKLSVEALPIYTKINITDCGIGIAPDEWNSIFKRFYRGRNAKDVDGAGLGLYLASLIFQKQSGYILVDSRPGKYTTFSMFLQNCKK, from the coding sequence ATGGCGCTTACAGTCACGATTGTTATTGCCGTCATTTTATGCAGCCTGACCGTCCTTTTAAGCTATCGCTATGTAAGAAAAGCTTTTGATTCGATGGATGCGGTTTTGGACAGCGTACTGGCCAGAAACGCAGAGCTTCCATTTGAAGCGGCGGCGGACAGCCGGCTTTCCAAGCTGACGCACAAGGCCGTAAAAATCATTCAAATGAACACGCTGGATATCTCGCAAACTACGCAGGAGAAGGAAATCATCCAAAGCTTTATTTCGGATATGTCCCATCAGATGAAAACACCTTTATCCGGTGTCGCCATGTATACCGACCTGCTGCTGGAAGGGCGAACGACCGAACCCGAGCGGCAGGAATTTTTGTCGCGCATTAAAACGGGCACGGAAAAGCTGCAATGGATGATGGACAGCCTTGTAAAAATGTCAAGGCTGGAGGTCGGAGCCATTGAATTGTCTCCTGTTCCCGCAGGTATCAAACAAACCATTACCGACAGCATCAGCGCTGTATACGGCGCGGCGGCCAAGAGGAACATTTCCATTCAGACGGCTTATTTTGAGGATACTCTGTTGCTGCATGACCGAAAATGGACAGGCGAGGCAATCACAAATATTCTGGAAAACGCCATAAAATACTCCCCGCCAGGCGGCGAAATCAAGCTGTCCGTGGAAGCCCTGCCTATCTACACCAAAATCAACATTACCGATTGTGGTATCGGCATTGCTCCCGATGAGTGGAACTCGATTTTCAAACGGTTTTATCGGGGACGAAACGCTAAGGATGTGGACGGAGCCGGATTGGGGCTTTATTTGGCGTCTTTGATTTTTCAAAAACAGAGCGGTTATATCCTTGTGGATTCCAGGCCGGGGAAATATACGACATTCTCAATGTTCTTACAAAACTGTAAGAAGTAA
- a CDS encoding ABC transporter permease, whose product MRNNNQTVIRNLSKRSFLANKSRNIFALIAIVLTTVLITAVFTIGISLSDGMQQMLIHSYGRSTEVDFQYLTEDEAQRVAEHPLIKEYGLSRLITITTEGVFRQVQGEIHTADENFAEFTFSKPTTGRLPEAENEIALTSWILDAMNLPREPGQVVHLDFEVDGTPYSMDFTVCGFWDSDLNLQPYGILYISDTLADKLLNGVNPAQTRLGAGYYGVTKLTANIDGKLSELEENMDTILRDTGIDAEAAGVLFNDAYNTTSSDGGLIAAMALIIAIILVSGYLLIYNIFYISVMRDVRFYGLLKTVGATGRQLGRVVNFQALLLCAVGIPVGLLLGYLLGTLLIPVLLGFLSIDYMPAPPNPWIFLLGAGLALVTVLISCHGPAKKAGRVSPVEAVRYTGLAAASAKKTKRGSGGAKISRMAWSNIFRSRKKASLVIASLSLGLILFNAVYTLVGSFDVNKFLQGHINGDFLIADTDYFSFARPYTPSNTLNKDLLSDVKELDGVQEVAKVYYANGFAPIEGNIKDGLVNLQRNKILAEKPSLTEQEVEEIIEKTDFSAYGNFINAQVYGFDSYWLDKLEENMVEGTFDREKFLSGNYVLLGFDGEGMVRVGDTVTLSLDDKNGEKRSYEVMGKVDYSALNSLGAHFISMPGFSVYLPSSEFESLANPDIMSATVIADESAVDRLQTEIGLLLADNPKVDFRSRADYIAEMKNDNQQFALIGFTLCVVILLIGILNFVNTTMTNIFSRKQELAMLQSVGMTAQQGKKMLILESIYYMAMALLVFVTAGYGVSYFAVNTVTQGSAAYTYQFSFAPLVICFPILLLLACVLPIQVYKSISKDSVVQRLRENE is encoded by the coding sequence ATGAGAAACAACAACCAAACGGTCATAAGAAATCTCTCCAAGCGAAGTTTTCTGGCCAATAAAAGCCGGAACATCTTTGCGCTGATTGCCATTGTGCTTACCACCGTTCTGATTACGGCGGTATTCACCATCGGCATCAGCCTCTCCGACGGTATGCAGCAGATGCTGATACACAGCTACGGACGCAGTACCGAGGTTGATTTTCAATATCTTACTGAGGACGAGGCGCAGCGTGTGGCCGAACATCCGCTGATTAAGGAATACGGCCTGTCAAGGTTGATTACCATAACGACTGAAGGCGTATTCCGTCAAGTGCAGGGCGAAATTCACACGGCTGACGAGAATTTTGCCGAGTTTACTTTCAGCAAGCCAACGACAGGCCGGCTGCCCGAGGCGGAAAATGAAATTGCCCTGACAAGCTGGATTCTGGACGCAATGAACCTGCCGAGGGAACCCGGGCAAGTCGTACATCTGGATTTTGAAGTGGACGGAACGCCTTACAGCATGGATTTTACCGTCTGCGGATTTTGGGACAGTGACTTGAACCTCCAGCCCTACGGAATTTTGTATATCTCCGACACTCTGGCGGACAAGCTGCTTAATGGTGTGAATCCGGCCCAAACACGTCTGGGCGCCGGTTATTACGGCGTAACCAAGCTGACCGCCAATATAGACGGAAAGCTGTCTGAACTTGAAGAAAATATGGATACCATCTTGCGGGATACCGGAATTGACGCCGAGGCCGCAGGCGTTCTCTTTAACGACGCTTACAACACAACGAGCTCGGACGGCGGTCTCATCGCGGCAATGGCACTCATTATCGCCATTATTCTGGTAAGCGGCTATCTTCTCATCTACAATATCTTTTACATTTCAGTCATGCGCGACGTGAGGTTTTACGGCCTGCTGAAAACCGTCGGCGCGACTGGGCGGCAGCTTGGACGCGTCGTCAACTTTCAGGCGTTGCTGCTCTGCGCGGTCGGTATCCCTGTCGGCCTGCTTTTGGGTTATCTGCTGGGTACCCTGCTGATTCCCGTTCTGCTCGGTTTTCTCAGCATCGACTACATGCCGGCGCCCCCAAATCCGTGGATATTCCTGCTTGGGGCGGGGCTTGCGCTGGTTACGGTGCTGATAAGCTGTCACGGCCCCGCGAAAAAAGCGGGCAGGGTCAGTCCCGTGGAGGCGGTACGATATACGGGACTTGCCGCCGCCTCCGCAAAAAAGACAAAACGCGGCAGCGGCGGGGCGAAAATATCCCGCATGGCCTGGTCCAACATCTTTCGCAGTAGAAAAAAAGCATCGCTGGTCATCGCGTCACTGTCACTTGGGCTGATTCTGTTTAATGCCGTCTACACACTGGTGGGCAGCTTTGATGTTAATAAGTTTCTGCAAGGCCATATCAACGGCGATTTTCTGATTGCCGACACGGATTATTTCAGCTTTGCCAGACCCTATACGCCAAGCAATACGTTAAATAAGGATTTGCTGTCTGATGTGAAAGAGCTCGACGGCGTACAGGAGGTTGCCAAAGTCTACTATGCAAACGGCTTTGCTCCCATAGAGGGAAATATTAAGGACGGCTTAGTCAATCTCCAGCGCAATAAGATTTTAGCAGAGAAGCCTTCTCTGACGGAACAGGAAGTTGAGGAAATCATTGAAAAGACGGATTTCAGCGCCTACGGCAATTTCATAAACGCGCAAGTCTACGGCTTTGACAGCTATTGGCTGGATAAGCTGGAGGAAAACATGGTCGAAGGCACATTTGACCGTGAGAAGTTTTTGTCCGGGAATTATGTACTGCTCGGCTTTGACGGCGAGGGCATGGTTCGGGTCGGGGACACCGTCACATTGTCCTTGGACGATAAGAATGGAGAGAAACGCAGCTATGAGGTTATGGGTAAGGTGGATTATAGCGCGCTCAACTCTTTAGGCGCGCATTTTATCTCAATGCCCGGCTTTTCCGTCTATCTTCCGTCCTCCGAGTTTGAAAGCCTTGCAAACCCCGATATCATGTCGGCCACAGTCATAGCGGATGAATCTGCTGTCGACCGCCTCCAGACAGAGATTGGGCTACTGCTTGCTGATAATCCCAAGGTGGACTTTCGCTCCCGCGCCGATTATATTGCCGAGATGAAAAACGATAACCAGCAGTTTGCGCTCATTGGCTTTACGCTGTGCGTTGTGATTTTACTAATCGGTATCTTGAATTTCGTCAATACCACCATGACCAATATTTTTTCTCGCAAGCAGGAACTTGCCATGCTCCAGAGCGTGGGCATGACCGCCCAACAAGGCAAAAAGATGCTTATACTGGAAAGCATATACTATATGGCGATGGCTCTGCTTGTCTTTGTAACGGCGGGCTATGGGGTCAGCTACTTTGCCGTCAATACTGTAACTCAGGGCAGCGCCGCATATACCTATCAGTTCAGCTTTGCACCTCTTGTCATCTGCTTTCCGATACTGCTGCTTTTAGCCTGCGTACTGCCAATCCAGGTGTATAAAAGTATCTCAAAGGATAGTGTGGTGCAGCGGCTGCGGGAGAACGAATAG
- a CDS encoding DNA-binding protein → MDYISTQQAAEKWGISNRRVQQLCEQSRITGAIRFSRVWAIPKDAPKPKDPRLKQGDDNNGGSI, encoded by the coding sequence ATGGACTATATTTCTACACAACAAGCTGCTGAAAAGTGGGGCATTTCCAACAGACGGGTTCAGCAATTATGCGAACAAAGCCGCATTACTGGTGCGATTCGCTTCAGTCGTGTTTGGGCAATTCCCAAAGATGCCCCAAAGCCAAAAGACCCGCGCTTGAAGCAAGGTGACGATAACAACGGAGGTTCCATATGA
- a CDS encoding ABC transporter ATP-binding protein → MSVLKTEALKKYYGKDSNTVKALDGVDLEIQEGEFVAVVGTSGSGKSTLLHMLGGLDTPTSGKVIVGGKDISGMTDEQLTIFRRRNVGFVFQNYNLVPVLNVYENIVLPIELDGNTVDEGFVENIIETLGLSEKKNNLPNNLSGGQQQRVAIARALATKPSILLADEPTGNLDSKTSQDVLGILKMTSTKFHQTMVMITHNEQIAQLADRVIRIEDGQIAAVEGR, encoded by the coding sequence ATGTCGGTTTTAAAAACAGAAGCCTTAAAAAAATATTACGGGAAAGACTCCAACACCGTCAAAGCATTGGATGGCGTTGATTTGGAAATACAGGAAGGTGAATTTGTCGCCGTCGTCGGTACGTCAGGTTCGGGGAAAAGTACGCTCCTGCATATGCTGGGCGGCTTAGACACGCCGACGAGCGGCAAGGTGATTGTCGGCGGCAAGGATATTTCGGGAATGACGGACGAACAGCTCACCATCTTCCGGCGCAGGAATGTAGGCTTTGTATTCCAGAATTACAACCTTGTTCCCGTTCTGAATGTTTATGAAAACATCGTTCTGCCCATTGAGCTGGACGGAAACACCGTGGACGAAGGTTTCGTGGAGAACATTATTGAAACCCTGGGCTTATCGGAGAAGAAAAATAATCTCCCGAACAATCTTTCCGGCGGGCAGCAGCAGCGCGTCGCCATCGCCCGCGCTCTTGCAACAAAGCCGTCCATTCTTCTTGCGGACGAGCCTACCGGCAATCTGGACAGCAAAACCAGCCAGGACGTTCTGGGCATTTTGAAAATGACCTCTACCAAGTTCCATCAGACTATGGTGATGATTACCCACAACGAACAGATTGCCCAGCTTGCCGACCGGGTGATTCGGATTGAGGATGGACAAATCGCCGCCGTGGAAGGGCGGTGA
- a CDS encoding response regulator transcription factor, whose product MKTILILEDDENLSRGIAFTFEKDGYDAVSAGSIQDGKRMLEQHNIDLIILDLGLPDGSGMDLCKEIRTYSNIPIIMLTACDLETDEVSGLLVGADDYITKPFSLSVLRARVEALLRRTESESRHIIHSGKYKLDAELCKFFRGEEEEIPISATEYRLLSFLMTNAGQVLSKEQILSFLWDNEGNFVDENTLPVNISRLRAKLEDDPKNPQTIKTIHGIGYIWNGGV is encoded by the coding sequence ATGAAAACGATTTTGATATTGGAAGATGACGAGAATTTAAGCCGCGGTATTGCGTTTACCTTTGAAAAGGATGGCTATGACGCCGTTTCAGCAGGCAGCATTCAGGACGGGAAACGGATGCTGGAACAGCATAATATTGACCTTATCATATTGGATTTGGGATTGCCGGACGGGAGTGGGATGGACTTGTGCAAAGAAATCAGGACATATTCAAACATCCCGATTATCATGCTGACTGCCTGTGATTTGGAAACGGACGAGGTATCCGGCCTCTTGGTCGGCGCCGATGACTATATTACCAAACCCTTTTCCCTGTCCGTCCTCCGGGCAAGAGTGGAAGCCCTGCTTCGCCGCACGGAATCGGAAAGCCGCCATATTATCCATTCCGGCAAATACAAACTGGACGCCGAGCTCTGCAAGTTTTTCCGTGGGGAAGAAGAAGAAATCCCCATCAGCGCTACGGAATACAGACTGCTTTCTTTTTTGATGACAAATGCCGGGCAAGTGCTTTCAAAGGAACAGATATTATCCTTCCTATGGGACAACGAAGGAAATTTCGTGGATGAAAACACCCTGCCTGTCAACATCAGCCGGTTACGGGCAAAGCTGGAGGACGACCCGAAAAATCCTCAGACCATTAAGACCATTCACGGCATCGGCTACATTTGGAACGGAGGGGTGTAG